From a region of the Emcibacteraceae bacterium genome:
- a CDS encoding metalloregulator ArsR/SmtB family transcription factor, with the protein MDRFAALAEPNRRRMIEIIAANEKISATEISSRFAISAPAVSQHLKILREAGIVNMEKKAQQRLYSINSQGVDEMWEWLNHIRQFWGEKLSALEEYLIQEKEKI; encoded by the coding sequence ATGGATAGATTTGCCGCTCTTGCTGAACCCAACCGTCGCCGTATGATTGAAATCATTGCTGCGAATGAAAAGATTTCAGCCACCGAAATCAGCAGCCGGTTCGCGATCAGTGCCCCGGCGGTGTCGCAGCATCTGAAAATCCTGCGAGAAGCCGGGATCGTCAACATGGAAAAAAAAGCGCAACAAAGGCTATATTCAATTAATTCACAAGGTGTGGATGAAATGTGGGAATGGCTAAATCATATTCGACAGTTCTGGGGAGAGAAACTTTCGGCGTTGGAAGAATATTTAATTCAGGAAAAAGAGAAAATATAG
- a CDS encoding VOC family protein, which translates to MSKSTQPFLMFSGHNHGKAEEAANFYAKTFKNAEINEMTYFQEGEGQPVGTIKSARVKVNQVELRLMDSDGPHQFNFTPSISFFVECDNDDEITDLAKILSEQGQFMMPLGNYGFSAKFAWVQDRYGVSWQLNLSS; encoded by the coding sequence ATGAGCAAATCCACACAACCATTCTTAATGTTTTCAGGGCATAACCACGGCAAAGCGGAAGAGGCGGCAAACTTTTATGCAAAAACCTTTAAAAATGCTGAAATAAACGAAATGACCTATTTTCAGGAAGGTGAAGGCCAGCCGGTCGGCACTATAAAATCAGCACGGGTTAAAGTTAATCAGGTAGAATTAAGGCTGATGGACAGTGACGGTCCTCATCAATTTAATTTTACGCCATCAATTTCTTTTTTTGTTGAATGTGATAATGACGATGAAATCACGGATCTTGCCAAGATATTAAGCGAGCAAGGTCAGTTTATGATGCCGCTTGGAAACTATGGCTTTAGTGCGAAATTTGCCTGGGTCCAGGACCGTTACGGCGTCTCCTGGCAGCTTAATCTGTCTAGTTGA
- a CDS encoding helix-turn-helix transcriptional regulator, translating into MELKKRLGGKVSFYRTSIGMTQERLAEELDLSVDMIGKIERGTAAPSFNTLEKLCNVLDKDILELFGDSLQTELKTPKANTLREINSVLIKLNEKDLERALKLLKALT; encoded by the coding sequence ATGGAATTAAAGAAACGATTAGGGGGCAAAGTAAGTTTTTATCGAACCTCAATCGGTATGACCCAAGAACGATTGGCCGAAGAACTTGATCTTTCGGTGGATATGATTGGCAAGATAGAGCGAGGAACTGCTGCTCCTTCCTTTAATACGCTTGAAAAGCTCTGTAATGTGCTGGATAAGGACATATTGGAGTTATTCGGAGATAGCCTACAGACGGAGCTTAAAACGCCAAAGGCAAACACATTACGTGAGATTAATAGCGTACTGATTAAATTGAATGAAAAAGACCTCGAGCGTGCACTTAAATTACTTAAGGCCCTTACTTGA
- a CDS encoding ATP-binding protein: protein MRPNLTNKERAITLILNAISAYLVFILITNQFIPTSGAETVWLMSILAYWFLSLLSAPWFLPPRDVITCSISSLLILTTMEISPELIILQELSLIRSVAIGYTVMVTIIAVAALFLHDRDQRSPLGIFAYKATGIFGSGEMLFSMPAFISIVAAYQSSHTSMVWLFLYWFVMLFGKPIERIRTAWKQYNADSAAVDTLPTIGTISRIDHPNIVRVRLTSVSAWEPNRLFTVGMPDSKQQYVVSLFTQVQDAEVVGTGLCVATADEQYNLPNGAVCSSHDKEKTASFLEKLSGAKDSRLVGFVVENSNISVIAFEVAAMSELKEGDVVFTNLSGQDVFYQIIGAETSEESFDQNPRGTHIVRAAQLGIYTPEKGFEKYSWLPKMNTPIFAASSRQFKKAIAGDREFPIGKVPSTNVDAIARIDELIEYHTAILGVTGTGKTELALDIIREAIRGGTKVFCVDFTGDYKHRLSDLGPIFPSPSSSQATKLEEDLFAVETGQYGAGKEKKVLQKGIDELRKNTEEQIDDYLTNTNENLAILELAEMSNTKASLRLTELYLSTIMDWARENRRARQILIVLEEAHTIVPEVRGSGFDFDTQFVVSRIGQIALQGRKYGVGLMVISQRTALVSKTILSQCNTFLTHSLIDQTSLNFLDSVYSSQHTKLIPNLGRFEFLASGKAIKAERPIVLKKEFDQSKLDASLALNKKLETKSGPEETLPEEAVSAAKAVEITTDDD from the coding sequence ATGCGGCCAAACTTAACCAATAAAGAACGTGCAATAACTCTAATATTGAATGCTATTTCGGCGTATTTAGTTTTCATCCTCATTACTAACCAATTCATACCAACTAGCGGTGCTGAAACTGTTTGGTTGATGAGTATATTAGCCTATTGGTTCTTATCATTATTGTCAGCACCTTGGTTTTTACCTCCAAGGGACGTAATTACTTGTAGTATTAGTAGCTTGTTAATATTAACAACCATGGAAATCAGTCCTGAGTTAATAATCTTACAAGAACTTAGTTTGATAAGATCAGTTGCAATCGGGTACACTGTTATGGTTACCATTATTGCTGTCGCTGCATTATTTCTTCACGATCGAGATCAGCGCTCACCACTCGGCATATTCGCTTATAAAGCAACGGGAATTTTTGGTAGCGGAGAGATGCTATTTTCCATGCCAGCGTTCATTAGCATAGTTGCAGCATATCAAAGCTCTCACACTTCTATGGTTTGGTTGTTTTTATATTGGTTTGTTATGTTATTTGGCAAACCTATCGAGCGTATAAGAACCGCATGGAAACAATATAACGCTGATAGCGCAGCAGTAGATACGTTACCAACAATCGGGACGATAAGCCGTATTGATCATCCTAACATAGTACGAGTTAGATTAACTTCAGTGTCCGCCTGGGAACCTAATCGCCTTTTCACTGTTGGCATGCCAGATAGTAAACAACAGTATGTAGTTTCTCTTTTTACTCAAGTACAAGATGCCGAAGTGGTTGGTACCGGATTATGCGTTGCTACCGCAGATGAACAGTATAACCTTCCCAATGGCGCCGTTTGTAGTAGCCATGATAAAGAAAAAACAGCCTCATTTTTAGAAAAGTTGAGTGGAGCAAAGGATAGTCGGCTTGTAGGGTTCGTAGTTGAAAACTCAAATATAAGTGTAATAGCGTTTGAAGTGGCTGCAATGTCAGAATTGAAAGAAGGCGACGTGGTCTTCACAAATCTTTCAGGGCAAGATGTATTTTATCAAATAATCGGTGCTGAAACTTCTGAAGAAAGCTTCGACCAAAATCCCCGCGGCACTCATATAGTACGCGCGGCCCAATTAGGCATCTACACACCTGAAAAGGGATTTGAGAAATATAGTTGGTTACCAAAAATGAATACCCCTATTTTTGCAGCTAGTAGCCGTCAATTCAAAAAGGCTATAGCAGGTGACCGTGAATTTCCAATTGGCAAAGTTCCGTCAACAAACGTTGATGCTATAGCCCGGATAGATGAACTTATTGAATATCATACAGCGATATTAGGCGTTACCGGCACTGGAAAAACAGAACTTGCATTAGACATTATTAGAGAGGCAATACGGGGGGGTACCAAAGTCTTCTGTGTAGATTTCACGGGAGACTATAAACACCGGCTTTCAGACTTGGGGCCAATATTTCCTTCACCCTCTTCTTCTCAAGCCACAAAGTTAGAGGAAGACCTGTTCGCAGTAGAAACAGGACAGTATGGAGCTGGCAAAGAAAAGAAAGTTCTGCAAAAAGGTATTGATGAATTAAGAAAAAATACTGAAGAACAAATTGATGACTATCTAACAAACACCAATGAAAATCTAGCTATATTAGAGCTTGCAGAAATGTCTAATACAAAAGCTTCACTTCGACTTACCGAACTATATCTTTCTACCATTATGGACTGGGCACGCGAAAATCGACGGGCACGGCAAATTCTAATTGTTCTAGAAGAAGCCCATACAATCGTTCCCGAAGTACGCGGTTCCGGATTTGATTTCGATACTCAGTTCGTTGTTAGCAGAATAGGTCAAATTGCCCTACAAGGCCGTAAATATGGAGTTGGCCTCATGGTAATTAGTCAACGCACAGCTCTGGTGAGCAAAACCATATTGTCTCAATGCAACACTTTTTTAACACACAGTTTAATTGATCAAACCAGCTTAAATTTTTTGGATAGCGTTTATAGTTCTCAACATACAAAGCTTATTCCAAATCTGGGGCGGTTTGAGTTTCTTGCCTCCGGAAAAGCAATAAAAGCAGAGAGGCCAATCGTTCTGAAAAAGGAATTTGATCAATCCAAACTAGACGCCAGTTTAGCGCTGAATAAGAAGCTTGAAACAAAATCTGGTCCAGAAGAAACTCTCCCAGAAGAAGCCGTTAGTGCAGCCAAAGCAGTCGAAATAACAACGGATGACGATTAA
- a CDS encoding site-specific integrase, with the protein MSNTQRNNKHEVIEAHPLDNNPLSQGHNGPSERTKDYVRASSAEATLRAYRADLEHFMAWGGSIPASANSVANYLSDYAGALSVATLSRRVAALSKIHSVRKLENPTKSELVRSTMKGIKRTHGTASSQVSPLTKERLIKMVETCGLGRKGIRDSALLLVGFASALRRSELLALNCNDAEFVPEGLILTIERSKTDQEGKGRRLGIPYAKGEYCPVGSLQAYIEHEQIIDGPLFRSLSIDGDGKSRLSGNGIAYIIKRRAKAAGFNPRAFSGHSLRAGLATSAAQAGVETYAIMKQTGHKSETSVRRYIREAELFVSNPISNIL; encoded by the coding sequence ATGAGTAACACGCAACGCAACAACAAGCATGAAGTAATAGAAGCTCACCCTTTAGATAACAATCCCTTATCACAAGGCCACAATGGCCCCTCAGAACGCACAAAGGACTATGTGAGAGCATCGTCAGCAGAAGCAACCCTTCGGGCCTACAGGGCAGATCTGGAGCACTTTATGGCGTGGGGTGGGTCGATACCGGCATCTGCTAACTCGGTAGCAAACTATTTGTCAGATTATGCTGGCGCTCTTTCAGTGGCGACCTTGTCTCGACGAGTAGCAGCACTTTCAAAAATCCACTCGGTTAGGAAACTTGAAAACCCAACAAAGTCAGAACTGGTTCGGTCCACGATGAAGGGGATCAAGCGAACCCATGGTACTGCTTCCTCACAGGTATCGCCTTTGACCAAGGAACGGCTTATCAAAATGGTTGAAACTTGCGGATTAGGCAGAAAGGGCATTCGAGACAGCGCATTGTTGCTAGTCGGATTTGCGAGCGCATTAAGACGTTCAGAACTTCTTGCACTTAATTGCAACGATGCTGAGTTTGTACCTGAAGGTCTAATTCTGACCATAGAAAGAAGCAAGACGGACCAAGAAGGTAAAGGTCGGCGGCTTGGAATACCTTATGCCAAAGGCGAATACTGCCCCGTCGGATCGTTGCAAGCTTATATCGAACATGAACAGATCATTGATGGTCCCCTCTTCCGTTCACTAAGCATTGATGGCGACGGCAAGAGTAGACTAAGTGGCAACGGCATAGCCTATATCATTAAACGGCGTGCCAAAGCTGCTGGCTTTAACCCAAGAGCGTTCTCCGGTCACTCCTTACGTGCTGGTCTCGCAACTTCTGCCGCTCAAGCGGGGGTTGAAACGTATGCAATTATGAAGCAAACTGGGCATAAGTCAGAAACATCTGTTAGGCGATACATCCGAGAAGCAGAGTTATTTGTGTCAAACCCGATATCAAATATCCTTTGA
- a CDS encoding DUF488 family protein, producing MTIRIDKHARLNPQPGDGYRLLVTRYWPRGLRRENINLWYKELAPSEKLLSQYATYFKADHSEEDHITYHEVWSMLYRTEMNNQHELINQLAKRHLKGDTLTLLCACHSTDRCHRTILAELIEEAAMAISDHE from the coding sequence ATGACAATTCGGATTGATAAACATGCAAGGTTAAATCCTCAGCCCGGTGATGGGTATCGCCTGCTCGTTACACGATATTGGCCAAGAGGCCTTAGGCGAGAAAACATAAATCTCTGGTACAAAGAATTGGCGCCATCAGAGAAGTTACTCAGTCAATACGCAACGTATTTTAAAGCCGACCATTCAGAAGAGGATCATATTACCTATCACGAAGTGTGGAGCATGTTGTACCGCACAGAAATGAACAATCAGCATGAATTGATAAACCAGCTAGCGAAACGGCATCTCAAGGGTGACACCCTCACATTGCTGTGTGCCTGTCATTCAACTGACCGTTGCCACAGGACAATACTAGCTGAACTAATAGAAGAAGCTGCGATGGCGATCTCAGACCATGAGTAA
- a CDS encoding thermonuclease family protein, which produces MSNLLPFKKRPASAKLLPIIIVALVIGGIVGFYVPDLASLKNKVIASTSEDRMVGDIRGYAVITDGDTIKINGELIRFHGIDAPEIDQPCWVESRRYQCGIEARAYLNTIINNQIVNCFTLSTDQYGRIVARCYNHKNEDIEAQMVIAGMATAYTYYSYDYLMEELQARWNGTGIWTGEFENPYDYRRNTH; this is translated from the coding sequence ATGAGCAATTTGCTACCTTTTAAAAAGCGGCCAGCATCGGCGAAGTTGTTACCGATCATAATAGTCGCTCTTGTGATTGGTGGGATAGTCGGTTTCTATGTTCCGGATTTGGCTTCATTAAAAAATAAAGTGATAGCTAGTACAAGCGAAGATCGAATGGTGGGCGATATTAGAGGCTACGCTGTCATCACTGATGGAGATACAATTAAAATAAACGGCGAACTAATAAGGTTTCATGGCATAGATGCACCAGAGATCGATCAACCATGCTGGGTAGAAAGCCGAAGGTATCAATGTGGCATCGAAGCTCGAGCTTACCTGAATACTATTATCAATAATCAGATCGTAAACTGTTTTACATTAAGTACAGATCAATATGGTCGTATAGTGGCCCGCTGCTATAACCATAAGAATGAAGATATAGAAGCTCAAATGGTGATAGCAGGCATGGCGACTGCGTATACCTATTATTCTTACGACTACCTAATGGAAGAACTACAGGCACGGTGGAACGGCACAGGTATATGGACGGGAGAATTTGAAAACCCATACGATTATCGCAGAAATACTCATTAG
- a CDS encoding exonuclease domain-containing protein — protein MNFLVYDTETTGTATEFDQILQFAAIVTDGELNEIETIDIRCQIQPHVVANPTALLVTNVRPTQITDHSLPSHYEFILTVKAFIEQWSPAVITGYNSLAFDEPLVRQAFYQNLLPTYLTNTNGNTRADVLRMAHACHVHSPGVLEIPIGDKGNPSFKLDQLAPLNGFAHENAHDALDDVRATLHIMKIIKMQATIVWEAMMQNISKPHIEALLGTMAPLCLTESHFGRIYRYAVSLAGVNSINPTDFGVVDLQHDPSDLLDLSVDELVDVRNARVKRIRSVKSNNQPILLSANEQSPTLLFRKLDTQSLNGGQD, from the coding sequence ATGAATTTCCTAGTTTACGACACAGAGACAACAGGAACGGCGACGGAGTTTGATCAGATACTCCAATTCGCCGCCATTGTCACAGATGGCGAGTTAAACGAAATTGAAACCATAGACATCCGGTGTCAGATACAGCCGCACGTCGTGGCAAACCCGACTGCGTTACTTGTCACCAATGTTCGCCCTACCCAGATTACAGATCATTCACTCCCTTCACATTACGAGTTCATTCTTACAGTTAAAGCGTTCATCGAACAATGGTCACCAGCAGTGATTACAGGATACAATTCACTGGCCTTTGACGAACCACTTGTGAGGCAAGCCTTTTATCAGAATTTACTACCTACCTATCTGACTAACACCAACGGTAATACCCGTGCGGACGTTCTAAGAATGGCTCATGCGTGCCACGTGCATAGTCCGGGCGTACTGGAGATACCAATTGGTGATAAAGGTAATCCTTCCTTTAAATTGGATCAGTTAGCACCATTAAATGGGTTCGCCCATGAAAATGCTCATGATGCTCTCGACGACGTAAGAGCAACCTTGCATATTATGAAAATAATAAAGATGCAGGCAACTATTGTGTGGGAAGCGATGATGCAAAACATTTCGAAGCCTCATATCGAAGCACTACTCGGAACGATGGCACCATTGTGTTTAACAGAAAGCCACTTTGGTCGTATATACCGATATGCAGTTAGTTTGGCTGGTGTCAATTCTATCAACCCAACAGATTTCGGCGTTGTAGACCTGCAACACGATCCCAGCGACCTCTTAGATTTATCAGTTGATGAACTGGTAGACGTCCGTAACGCTCGTGTGAAACGAATAAGGTCAGTTAAATCCAATAATCAGCCTATTCTTTTATCCGCAAATGAGCAGTCACCAACCCTGTTATTCAGGAAATTGGATACGCAGAGCTTGAACGGCGGTCAGGATTAA
- a CDS encoding cation transporter, with translation MVEKCGCETNINFDGASKEYKRILVVIIAINFTMFVVELGGGVLSGSMSLLADCLDFLGDSATYTISLIVIGMPIAVRAKAGMFKGISLLFIAMWVLGATGMRVLENEVPEPITMGAIGFAAFAANLISALLLLRYKDGDANVRSVWLCSRNDAIGNVAVMIAASGIVVTDNAWPDLIVAGIMATLFSHSAISIIRQSWQELKTEY, from the coding sequence ATGGTAGAAAAATGCGGATGCGAGACAAATATCAATTTCGACGGAGCATCAAAAGAATATAAACGTATACTCGTGGTGATCATCGCAATTAACTTTACAATGTTCGTTGTTGAATTAGGTGGAGGAGTATTATCCGGATCAATGTCTCTTTTAGCGGATTGTCTGGACTTTTTGGGTGACAGCGCGACTTATACAATTTCACTTATCGTTATTGGTATGCCTATCGCAGTAAGGGCCAAAGCTGGAATGTTCAAGGGAATATCCCTGTTATTCATAGCGATGTGGGTACTTGGAGCAACTGGAATGAGAGTATTGGAAAATGAAGTTCCTGAACCAATTACCATGGGAGCAATTGGTTTTGCTGCGTTTGCCGCCAATTTGATAAGTGCATTGCTCCTATTGCGTTACAAAGATGGAGATGCCAATGTTAGGTCTGTTTGGTTATGCAGTAGAAATGATGCAATTGGCAATGTTGCTGTAATGATAGCAGCATCTGGTATTGTAGTTACAGATAATGCGTGGCCTGATTTGATAGTTGCGGGGATTATGGCCACTTTATTCTCTCATTCAGCCATAAGTATTATCCGGCAATCATGGCAAGAGCTTAAAACTGAATATTAA
- a CDS encoding efflux RND transporter permease subunit, producing MLNKIIDLGIVNRLLVLLAVLGLLGSSVFILPKINLDAFPDVTNVQVTINTEAAGLAANEVEQLITFPVEAVMYALPDVEEVRSISKSGLSVITVVFKEGTDIYFARQLVFERLQAAKEDVPSGVGVPEMGPNTSGLGQVYQYILRSRGDQQYDALDLRSLNDWVVKLLLMPIEGVTDVLSFGGEVRQFQVQVNPDHLLNYEVKIADVISAIENNNKNAGGWYIDSGNEQLVIRGVGWIRSQEDGLTDIGNIPLKEKDGSVVYVSDIATVEFGGEIRQGAVTMTRRTDGKIEKLGEVVTGIVLKKTLEPTLS from the coding sequence ATGTTAAACAAAATAATAGACCTAGGCATCGTAAATCGATTACTGGTGCTTTTAGCTGTGTTAGGGTTATTGGGATCGAGTGTTTTTATCTTACCAAAAATCAATCTGGACGCTTTTCCCGACGTTACAAATGTTCAAGTGACCATCAATACCGAGGCAGCAGGTTTGGCAGCCAACGAAGTTGAACAATTGATCACATTTCCGGTTGAAGCTGTAATGTATGCATTACCTGATGTAGAAGAAGTTCGTTCTATATCCAAGTCAGGACTGTCGGTGATTACAGTAGTATTTAAAGAAGGTACCGATATTTATTTTGCGCGTCAGCTGGTATTTGAAAGATTGCAAGCCGCGAAAGAAGATGTTCCCTCCGGGGTAGGGGTACCTGAAATGGGGCCTAACACTTCAGGATTAGGGCAAGTTTATCAGTATATTCTACGGTCACGTGGTGACCAACAGTACGATGCTCTTGACCTAAGAAGTTTGAATGACTGGGTAGTCAAATTACTTTTAATGCCTATAGAGGGAGTTACAGACGTTCTTTCATTTGGTGGAGAGGTCAGACAATTTCAAGTTCAGGTAAACCCGGATCATTTATTGAACTATGAGGTTAAGATTGCAGATGTGATCAGCGCAATTGAGAATAATAACAAAAATGCTGGTGGCTGGTATATAGACAGTGGCAACGAGCAACTGGTAATTCGTGGTGTTGGCTGGATCAGAAGTCAGGAAGATGGCTTGACTGATATTGGTAATATACCCTTAAAAGAAAAAGATGGCAGCGTTGTTTATGTTTCAGACATTGCAACTGTTGAGTTTGGCGGGGAAATTCGCCAAGGCGCAGTTACAATGACCAGACGTACAGACGGAAAAATCGAGAAACTTGGTGAAGTTGTAACAGGTATTGTATTAAAAAAGACTTTGGAGCCAACACTAAGCTAA
- a CDS encoding efflux RND transporter periplasmic adaptor subunit translates to MTKSSLIKKYNYHILLAWSLSAAIILSSESSISQEVHNDDEAHNEEEIEVSLTQEQIAAAGITTVKLRLDRITESIAATGEVRANDYASSIITPRIPSIIIERHARLGDRVDVNQPLITLFSVEMANAQAKFINVSREWQRVKNLGSDIVSAKRYLQAETDYLQLLAQLKSYGMSAEDINRLYETSELNKPGEYDLYSSQAATIASDDFLSGALVEPGTILFKLINEDTVWIESAISLGQFDQAFTSSRATIEVGDYIAEARVLIADEIVDEETRRRKIRMIVENEDHNLHPGQFVNVKFLMPGEEKGYSVPKEAVLRSADGDWQLFIQDQDGGFIPREVRILKSTGDRYVISDVNEGETVVVTGAFFIQSELAKSGFSVHNH, encoded by the coding sequence ATGACCAAATCCTCTCTAATTAAAAAATATAACTATCATATTTTGTTAGCTTGGAGTTTATCAGCTGCAATTATTTTGTCATCTGAGAGTAGCATTTCGCAAGAAGTGCATAATGATGATGAAGCCCACAACGAAGAAGAAATTGAAGTTTCACTAACACAAGAACAAATCGCAGCTGCAGGTATAACGACGGTTAAATTACGATTGGATAGAATAACAGAAAGTATTGCTGCTACGGGTGAAGTGCGCGCTAATGATTATGCATCCTCAATTATCACCCCCCGTATACCGTCAATAATCATTGAACGACATGCAAGATTAGGAGATAGAGTGGATGTTAATCAACCTTTGATAACTCTATTCAGTGTTGAGATGGCAAATGCTCAGGCGAAATTCATTAATGTTTCAAGAGAATGGCAGCGTGTTAAAAACTTGGGAAGTGATATTGTTTCCGCAAAACGTTATTTACAAGCAGAGACAGATTACCTTCAGTTATTAGCACAACTGAAGTCTTACGGAATGTCTGCTGAGGATATCAACAGACTTTATGAGACATCAGAACTGAATAAACCAGGTGAGTATGACCTCTATTCCTCTCAAGCAGCTACTATTGCGAGTGATGACTTTTTATCTGGTGCCTTGGTTGAACCGGGTACCATACTTTTTAAGCTGATAAATGAAGATACTGTTTGGATCGAAAGTGCAATATCGCTAGGACAGTTCGATCAGGCTTTTACATCCAGTAGAGCGACAATTGAAGTAGGTGACTACATTGCGGAAGCACGTGTTTTAATAGCAGATGAAATAGTTGATGAGGAAACACGCCGGCGTAAAATAAGAATGATTGTGGAAAATGAGGATCATAATTTACATCCGGGACAATTCGTAAATGTAAAATTTTTAATGCCCGGTGAAGAAAAGGGATATTCAGTTCCCAAGGAAGCTGTACTTAGATCAGCTGATGGAGACTGGCAGCTCTTTATCCAAGATCAGGATGGAGGCTTTATACCTAGAGAGGTCAGAATTCTCAAATCCACTGGAGATCGGTATGTAATATCTGATGTTAATGAGGGCGAAACAGTAGTCGTAACTGGTGCGTTCTTTATTCAATCTGAACTCGCCAAAAGCGGCTTTAGCGTACATAATCATTAA
- a CDS encoding TolC family protein: MNCKIMHVLSALSLWVFLLSTNTFAQERTTNTEIENTLSVNELMARALLTNPAVKSAQEKLEAEIARGRSLGQALYNPTLDLEYENADQSSKSVGLSQTIDWRGKRTTNQNLARIRTEKARLEYKIARNNVMASIARAISDYERTNQILSLREKSLKSAIRLASYAQSRHQQGDITLKELQTANLALFKARTDKNNALSSMLSAKQLVEALTGVEAMHWSLKYLSNLAIPALETSVERKSPTLLLSQVSYFEKKAEVEVARKRRSVDPTVGVKYGKEGNNDLVGINISLPLPIRNTYSDDLIASQKDMQSSEFDYQNRQRLYEATLISNHSRISLLSSSWQSWQKGDVKSLDNQYDLMSRLLENDEISTLNYLLEIEQLFQTEEAIIEMRFNLEIAWIDWFELTGNFNEWMEN; the protein is encoded by the coding sequence ATGAACTGCAAAATAATGCATGTTCTTTCCGCTTTGTCGTTGTGGGTGTTTTTGCTCTCCACAAATACATTCGCTCAGGAAAGAACGACTAATACGGAAATTGAAAACACTCTTTCCGTGAACGAACTCATGGCAAGAGCTCTTCTTACAAACCCTGCTGTAAAATCCGCTCAGGAAAAGTTGGAAGCCGAAATTGCGAGAGGACGATCTTTGGGGCAAGCACTTTATAATCCAACGCTAGATTTGGAATATGAAAATGCTGATCAATCATCAAAGTCTGTAGGGCTCAGTCAGACAATAGATTGGCGAGGCAAGAGAACCACCAATCAAAATTTAGCCCGAATTAGAACTGAAAAGGCGAGGCTTGAATATAAGATCGCGAGAAACAATGTGATGGCTTCTATTGCCAGAGCAATTTCAGATTACGAGAGAACAAATCAAATTTTATCACTTCGGGAGAAAAGCCTAAAATCAGCTATTAGGTTAGCCTCATATGCACAAAGCAGACATCAGCAAGGTGATATAACTTTAAAAGAACTACAAACGGCAAATCTGGCCTTATTCAAAGCAAGAACCGACAAAAATAATGCCTTGTCATCAATGCTGAGCGCGAAGCAACTGGTTGAAGCTTTAACTGGTGTTGAGGCCATGCATTGGTCTTTAAAATATCTCTCTAATTTAGCAATTCCCGCTCTGGAGACAAGCGTAGAAAGAAAAAGCCCGACACTTTTGCTTTCACAAGTCTCGTATTTTGAGAAAAAAGCTGAAGTCGAAGTGGCACGTAAGAGGCGATCCGTTGATCCCACCGTTGGTGTCAAATACGGAAAAGAAGGAAATAATGATTTGGTTGGGATCAACATTTCCCTCCCACTTCCAATAAGGAACACTTATTCGGATGATCTGATTGCATCTCAAAAAGACATGCAATCATCGGAGTTCGATTATCAAAATAGGCAACGATTATATGAAGCAACTTTGATCTCCAATCATAGTCGTATTTCTCTACTCTCCAGCAGTTGGCAGAGTTGGCAAAAAGGTGATGTTAAATCTCTTGATAATCAATACGACTTAATGTCCCGGCTGCTTGAGAATGATGAGATCAGCACCCTTAATTATTTACTAGAAATCGAACAATTATTTCAAACAGAAGAAGCCATTATCGAGATGCGCTTTAATCTGGAAATCGCTTGGATTGACTGGTTTGAGTTGACTGGCAATTTCAATGAATGGATGGAGAATTAA